DNA sequence from the Alteribacter lacisalsi genome:
TTCCGTATCCGAGTGTGATAGAAAAGTATAGCCTGTTTTCAACAGTTCGGTTCTGAGGTCTTCTGTATTATAAAGCTCACCGTTATAACAGATTGTATAAGTGCCCGATCGGGCTTTTCTGGTCATCGGCTGACCGCCGCCGGACGGATCGACAACGATTAGACGCGTGTGACCGAACCCAGCGTGATTGTCTCCCCAGACCTGTGAAGCGTCAGGACCCCGTTTGGCAAGTGTCCGGGCCATCTGTAAAAGCACGGCCTTTTCATTTGCAACCGGGCGTTTATAATCAACCCATCCTGTAATTCCGCACATGTAGTTTCCCCGCTTTCCTTTTCTGTTCATGGCACTACCACATCGTATTCAGATAAGGGAAAGAGGGTGCCCACCTGTCTGGTCGCTGATTTGGAAAACGATAAATGAGTATACCCTTCCGTCAGTTTTGCGAAGCTCTGCTGAACACTGTCCGCTCGCTTTCCGTGGCGGTGCCGGCGAGCCTTCGCGGGCTTCGCCCTGCGGGGTCTCGCCTGGCCCCTCCTGCCGCAGGAGTCTCGCTGCTGGCGTCAGCTGCGCATAATAGAGGTTTACTGGCTGAGAGGTATACTTATAAAAAAAACAAAAGTGCTTACGCCTGAAGCGTTTTTGTTTAATAAATATACAATGTCAGGAAATTATAGTTAACCAGTAAAAAGACACCGCATCACTGCCGTGTCTCTGTTAAACGTATTATTTTTTTTCAAGGCCAACCAGAAACCAGCCGCCCTCTTTAATAATCGGCTTGGACATTTTTACTTTCAGGCCGGCTTCTTTTGCTGCTTCTTCGATTTCTTTTTCCGTTGGCAGCGGATAAAGATTTTTATGCGCTGTCATGAATGTGTTAAAGGCAGCGGCAAATGTCTGGCCATGTCCTGAATCTGTGAGCGGCGAAATCACGGTGACGGTTCCTTTGTCCGAGAGAATCGACGCCACGTCCTTAAACAGAGCTGGTCTGTCTTCAGGCGGATAATAGTACAGGAGATTATGTAGCATAACCATATCCACCTGTTCTCCGGAGTTGAGAAACTCCTGCATATCTTCGTTTCGGACTTCGATCCGGCGGCTTTTCAGCTTCTCTGCCGCCTCGTCTGCCACCTCTTTACTTATTTCAATTCCCGTTAGGGTCACTTGATCGTCTGCGTCCCTTATTTTCTTAAGGTAGCCGCCGTAGCCGCAGCCGAAATCGACAATATTTCCGGGCTTGTACTTATTTACCCACTTGATCATCGGCGGGACGGACGCTTTTTCCAGGAGTGCGGACGTTTCGGCTACAACGTTTGCGAATTTATCCTCAAGGTAGGAAAGCTGCTCGTTATTTTTCATCAGATCCGGATACTGCATGAGTGTTGGAATATGGAGTTCCATCATTTCTCTCAATAGAATCCCTACAGAATCCTTACTTTTTGCTGATACAAATTTCACCATCTTTTTTTTCGATTTCACTTTACCGGTAACGGTTTTTTTCAGGTGACCCACTTCCAGGCCGACTTCGACCCAGCGAAGCAGCAACTGGCCGTTCAGTTCATCTCTTGCCGCCACTTCCTGCACTTTTGCTCCTCCGGCAAAGCTGTCAAAAAGATCGAGCTTATATCCGACATGGGCGTGCCATGTGGTCAGAAAGCTTTCATTGCTTTTCATCCAGTTTCTTGCCTGCCAGAACTTCTGAATTTCCTTCACCATAAATCCCTCCACTCATCTTCCAATACATGTAGCCGTATTTCCCTGTAACAGGAAGAGTTAAACAGTACTGGTACTGCCAGTGAAAAATAGACCGTTTACCCCAATTGTGTTTAGTGTCTCCTTATGTGAGGGGCACTAAAGACACAAAAAGACTGTCTGTGGATGGGCTGCATCCATTACAGACAGTCTTTTTGTGTCTTTTTTTACAGGTTAAAGTGTCTTCTGAGAAAACAATTTTAAAGCCTGATCCTAAAGGCCTTCTTTTTCACGAATATGAGCAAGGAGTTTCGTGCAGCCTTCCTCCACAAGCTCATACACGTAATCAAAGTTACCGGTAAAGTACGGATCAGGTACGTCATCTTCTTTTCCATCATCGACAAAATCGAGGAGACGGGCAATTTCTCCCGAGTCACCGTAGCCTTTCATCCTGGTCAGGTTTCCGACATTTTCAGCATCCATTCCTATAATGTAATCGTATTTCTGCAGATCCCCTTTGTCCACCTGCCGTGCCTGTAGACCTTCGGACTGGATACTGTTCTTTTTAAGAATACCGAGCGTGCCTTCATGAGGGGGATTACCTGTGTGCCAGTCACCAGTTCCTGCCGAGTCTGTGGTGATTTTTCCGTTAAGGCCGGCTTCGCGCACTTTGTCTTTAAAAACAGCTTCCGCCATCGGTGACCGGCAAATGTTCCCGAGACAGACAAATAGTACTTTTACCACATTGATCCGCTCCTTTATCAGCTGGTGCTTTTATTATAGCCTATTTTCAGAGCTTTTCGGTATTTGACCGCAAAAAATCAAAGCCGTGTCCATTTACCAGGTGTTACCGCTTGTTACACTCATCCCTGCACAGGTATTATAAGAACATACGTTCTTAATAGAGGTGAGAAAACGATGCATGACCGCGGGTCAATTAAATGGACGTCCATGATGCTTCCCGAACATGTGGAAAAGCTTAAGGAACTTAAAAAGGAGCACCAGCGGGTTTCTCACGGTGAGGCGGACCCCCAGGCTGAAGAAGAGTGGGATCGCCTGATTGCCGAATCCTTTAACACAGGCTGTCTGCTTCAGCTTTCTTTTATGAATGGAGAATGCGCTAATCGTGTGAGGGGACATGTAACAGGCGTGAATGCTGAGCAGGGGATGTTAACTGTCATTGAGGCGGGCGGCGTCCGGACGAGCGTCCGGTTCTCATCCGTTACCGCAGTCAGTCCTTATGAAGAGAGTTGACCGACCCGGCTTTTTATTTTGCCGGCCTTTTTTCCACCCATGGGCTCCGCACGCTCCGGTCTGACCGGAAAGTGCCCGGTCAGACTGACAGATCGTGGAGCGGCTCTACTCCATGCGTAAGGGGTTGACCGATCCGGCTTTTTATTTTGCCGGCCTTTTTTCCACCCATGGGCTCCGCACGCTCCGGTCTGACCGGAAAGTGCCCGGTCAGACTGACAGATCGTGGAGCGGCTCTACTCCATGCGTAAGGGGTTGACCGATCCGGCTTTTTATTTTGCCGGATCGGTCAACCCCTAAGATTTATGGCCGCCTGTGAGGGTGTTACGGTGTCTGGCTGTGCCTCCCTCCGCATAGGACACAGCCCTTAAAAGCGCATTCGGGCCGTGTTTCTGCCGGATATCATCCATCGCGTAACCGAGTGCCCGCTTTTTCGGACGGTCACTTTCCAGAAGACTGAGCTGAACGGAATCATCAGGATAGACGTTGGAAATGGATACGGACAGTTTGCGTACAGTTGAGCCGTCGTAAAACCGCTTCATCAGCTTCAGACAGGCTTCGTACACTTCCATTGTAATATTCGTCGGTTCCGGGATCGTGATCTGACGGGAAAAACCGCCGCCCTGTTCGTTTTTACTGTATCCCATACCAAGACTGACCGTCTGTCCTGCACGGCGTTCCCGGCGGGCTCTTGCCGCCACCTCCTCACACATCTCCAGCAGCACCCGCTTTATCTCCACTGGATCCTTATAATCCCGAAGAAGAATTTGTCCTTTTGCATAGCTGATCTGCCCGGCAAGAATCGGGGCGCCGAGTTCGGAAAGATCCACGCCCCACGCATGGTAATAAAGCTGATTTCCCATGACACCGAACGCTTTTTCCAGTTTGTCAGGAGCATAACCGGCAAGCTGGCCGACAGTGAAGATCCCCATTCGGTTCAGCCGTTTTTCCATCCGGCTTCCGATCCCCCACATTTTCTGCAGCGGGGTGACAGGCCACAGTTTTTTTTGCACATCGCCGTATGTCCACCTGGCCACCCCTCTTTTTTTCGCCTCCAGATCGAGACAAAGCTTTGACAGGAGCATGTTATCCCCGATGCCAATGGCGCACGTGAGTCCAAACCGCCGGTACAGGTCGGTCCGGATCGTCTCGGCGAGTTCCCACTCGTTTCCCCACAGCTTCTCCGTCCCGCCTACATCAAGAAAGCTTTCATCCACACTGTACGTGTGAATCGCTTCAAGAGGCACGTACCGGTGAAACAGGTCTGTCACCTGGACCGAAATATGTAAGTAGGTGGCCATCGACGCGTTCACGAGAATAATCCGGGGATCGTCCGGAATTTCAAACAGCCGGTTTCCTGTTTTAATGCCAAAATCCTTTTTTAAGGGAGGGGTGGCCGCGAGTACGACACTTCCGCTTCTTTCTGTATCCCCCACCACAGCCAGATGAACAGACAGAGGGTCTTTCCCGAGCGCAATGGCCGCACAGCTTGCGTAGAAGCTTTTCATATCCACACAGAAAATCTTCCGTTTCGGCATTGAATCGTAATCCACAGTCGTCATCCTCCCGCTTTGTTCGTTATATGTTAAGGTACGTTTAATTATAGGGGAATATACGTTCGTATTTCAACTGTAAAAATGAGGATAATATCTCTGATTATCCCCACAGGAATACAACAGTGCTATTTTTTTCTGAACTGGCTTCCGGCGGCCTTTTCCATAAGACCGGGAAAAAACTGATAAATCTTGGATCCAATATTCATCCAGCGGGGCAGGTTCAGTTCCCGCTTCGGCTTATCAATCAGATCTATTGTTCTTGATGCAACCATTTCTGCATCAAGCATATATTTTTCCACACTTTTTTCATAATCCCCCGAGGCATCTGCCCGGGCAAAAAAATTGGTTTTAACCGGTCCAGGATTAACCGTGCTCACACGGATGCCGGTACCTTCCAGTTCCATTCTCAGGCTGTTGGCAAAGGCCAGCACTGCATGCTTGGTTGCCGAATATCCACCGGATTTCGGGGTGGCCAGTTTTCCGGCCTGGGAAGCTACGTGGATGATATGCCCGCTCCCCCGTTCCCTCATACCGGGCAGGACGGCCTGGGTGCATGAAAAAAGACCGTACACATTGACTTCGAACATGTCTTTGATGTCCTGAAGCTTTGCATGTTCAAAATCATCAAAGATACCGAAGCCGGCGTTATTAATCAGGACGTCCACCGGCCCTGCTTTACTGAAAATGTTATTAAACGTACGAAAAACCGCTTCGTCATCACTCACGTCCAGTTCAAATACGAGCGGCTTAATCCCCGTTTCACGTTCAATCAGGGCAGCGCCCTCTGTTAACTTATCCAGGGATCTTGCCAGCATAACGGGCAGACCGCCTTTCCGGGCGGTCTCCCGGGCCATTTCGAATCCGAGACCACCGGAGGCACCGGTGATCGCGACAATTCGCTGATTCCAAGGTTTCATCGAGCTGTTCCTCTCTTTCCTGACTGACGATTATCTTTGTTTATTATAGCCAATACTGAAGAAGCCCGCCAACTATTTCATGCCCGCAAAGAAAGAAGGTTTCATCTTTGACGTTATTCTAGTAGAATAATAGAGGATTATAAGGGAACTATTCAGAGGAGCGAAATACATAACATGTCCAATTCAATGCCCGGGTGGAAGAAAAAACTCGACTGGTTCGTAGAGCACAAATATTTCACCTCTGTCATCATTACACTAATCATGATTAACGCAGTAGTTGTGGGCCTCGAAACGTATCCCCACCTTTATGAGGAATACCGCTCGACCTTTTTTGCCATCGATCGGATCCTCCTCGGCATTTTTGCCGTTGAGGTTGGACTTCGTATGCTGGCAGCAAGAACACTGAAGGATTTCTTTAAAAGCGGATGGAACTGGTTTGACTTTATCATCGTCTTAAGCGGTCTTCTTCTGGCAGGCGCATATTTCGTGACGGTACTCCGAATTCTCAGGGTTCTCCGTGTCTTCCGGGCCATTTCTGTCATTCCTTCGCTCAGAAGGCTTGTTGACGCCCTTCTGATGACCATTCCGGCTCTGGGAAATATCATGCTCCTGATGAGCATTATCTTTTATATTTTTGCGGTAACCGGAACGATGCTGTTCCAGGAAGTCTCACCGGAGTACTTTGGTTCGCTGCAGCTTTCCCTGCTTACCCTGTTCCAGGTAGTCACACTTGAGTCGTGGGCAAGCCAGGTTATGCGCCCGATTTTTGCAGAACTCCCCTGGTCGTGGGTCTACTTTGTCTCCTTCGTTCTTGTCGGTACATTCGTTGTCTTCAACCTCTTCATTGGTGTCATTGTAAACAATGTGGAAAAAGCCGAATCAGCTGAAGAAGAGGAGATCGACGAAACGAAAAATGAAGTGACCGAACTCCGCAGGGAGGTCGGTGAACTGAAAGATCTGCTCCGGGAGCACCTGGATCGAAACGGAAACAATAAAAGCGGCTGACCACAGGTCCCGGAAGGCGTCATGCCTGTCCGGGATTTTCTTCGACCCTCCATGTCAGATAATCTGACAAACAACGAACCTTTTTTGCGATACCTGCTATACTAGTAGAAAATCACCAAGGCGTGCAATCCGGGGAAGGGATCGATTCGATGAAGTCGTACAAAGATAAAAAAGTAATCAGCATCGGCGTGGTCAGTGAACTTACCGGCCTTTCCGAACGTCAGATCAGGTACTATGAGCAGCGGCAGCTGATCAGCCCGGAACGTTCCAAAGGCGGCACGCGGAAATATTCCTTTATGGATGTAGAACGGCTGGTGGAAATTGCAAACAAGATGGAAGACGGGATGCAGACTTTTGAAATACGAAAAGAGGAAAAGCAGAGAGCAAACCGGGAGCAGGTACGCAAAAAGATGCTCCGCGGCCAGTTGAATACCGCTTTCCCAAATCAGCGAAAATGACGCCGGCAGGCGTCATTTTTTGTTTTGATCCGGCGCAGTTTCCCATTTTCTCCGTGGTAATTCCCCTCATTGACGGTCATACTATCAGTCAGAAGTATGACACCAGGCCGCAACGGCTGAATGAAATGAGGCGGTTTTTATGAAGCAAAAGACAGTTTGGCATCACACCACCCTTCTCCTCACCATCCTTTGCGTGGCAGTGACAGCAATTACAGCCTCTCCTGGATACGCAGAAGAAAATGGGCAGGAAGCAAAGGTGGCTGTGATCATCGACGACTTTGGCGGGAACACGGGGGGTGTATATCGTTTTCTCAGATCAGAAATTCCAATTACCGTAGCCGTCATGCCGTTTCTGGACGAATCCACTGAACAGGCGGAAATGGCTCACGAACTGGGATTTGAAGTGATTGTACACCTGCCGCTGGAACCGAAAAGAGGAAAAGCATCCTGGCTCGGCCCCTTGCCTATCACCTCCGCCCTGAGTAATGAGGAAGTCAAAAACAGGGTGAGAAAAGCTATTGAGGATGTCCCTTATGCAAAAGGACTTAACAACCATATGGGGTCAAACATCGTGGGAAACAAGCGGATTATGAAAGCAATTCTAGAGGTTGCCAGGGAATATGATCTTTATGTGATCGACAGCGGAACAAGCCCCGATTCGGTGATCCCGGAATTGGCGGAAGAAATGAACCTGCGCTGGGCCGCAAGAGACACTTTTCTCGATGACAGCCGTTCGTCGAGAAACCACGTGTATAAACAGATGCTGCGCTTATGCAGTCAGGCTGAAAAGCATGGCGGTGCAATTGGAATCGGACATGTGGGCATAAAAGGGACAGATACGTTTAACGGAATTTCAGATTCCCTGGCTCATCTGAAGAACCGGAATGTCCGCATCGTCCCTGTTTCCGAACTGATTCCCACCAGTGTTGAAAAAGATCCATCGCAATTCTGGCAGCGTATAGTGGGAGGCGAAGCCGATGAATAACAGTGAAACCATTTCGTTCACGGCGAAAGACGGCACTTCTGTGACACTTCGGCCTGCTGGACCGGATGATGCCTTTGATATCATCACAAACGTGGAAGAAATCATTCAGCAGGGCCGCTATATTCAGAAAGAACATGTGAGGACGGTCGAAGAAGAGCAGTCATTCATCCGTGAAATGAGAGCAGAAAACAACATGTACACTGTGGTGGAAATTGACAAACGGGTCTACGGCATCGCCAGGCTCCTCCGGGGTGAACTGAAGATGAAGCGCCACACCGCTCTCTTCCGCACCTGGCTTGCTACACCCGCTCAGGGAAAAGGGCTGGGAAAAAAGCTGATGGAATATACGCTGGAATGGGGGAAAAAGAACGGGCTGTATAAAATCTGTCTCACCGTTTTCGCTAAAAATGAAGTGGCTGTAAACCTCTACGAACAATATGGGTTCGTCAAAGAAGGCGTGCAGAAAGACCAGGTTTTTATCGAGGGCGAATATGATGATGAAATTTTCATGGCTTATTTTATCGATGAAAATCGAAGTTAATTTGAACTGTGAAAATGTCCGCAGGTAAGTGAACACTCGGTTTAGGAATGCGGGCGGGGACAAAAAAAAGGTTCCGGCAGTAACAGGAACCTTTTTTTTTGCACGTTATAAATAGCATTTTTAAGACTATTTAAACACTTCGTGAATACCCACTTCCATAATTGCAGGCAGCTCATGGAAGGAATAAGTCATCTCCAGCCGCTCCGTCCAGCTGTGGGCACCTCTTCCAAATGGTCCAAAGTTCATTACCGGTACACTAAGCTTCTCCATAGCCTGGAGGGGCAGATCGTATGTCACTTCCCAAAGAGGCATGTTTTTGAGCATCGTATCAAGTGACCGCTTCGTATCAGGCAGCTGGAGGTAGCTGAGATCCGAAAGCCCGGGAAAATACGGGTAATCAAGCACTTCCCGATTCTGTACAGCATCCGCCTCTTCCATGACCTTTTCCACCACTTTATTCACAAGCGGATGGCCGGCAGACTCGACTGCTGGATAAAAAGGCGGCGTGTAAAAAAGGACAATCATCGGTGCCAGATCCTTACAGAATCCCGCAATGTGATGAACCGTATGAATCGTAATTTCCCTGTCGTCCAGTTGGCTTTCGTTCGCCTGAATAAACGAAACCTGCCTTTTTACTTCTTCGAGGCCGTGGTGCTTAACTGCATGATGCCACAATTCTTCATAGGTCAGGATGCGGATCTTCTTTTTCTCCGGCTCATATCCGTGAACCTGGGCGAAAGCTTTTTCCCGCTCGGAATAGGCTTTTGCTATCTGTTCCGCTGTTTCACTGGCCAGTACAAGCAACTCGTCTGTTACATCCTTCATCTGTTTTTTCATGAACAGAAGGTTAAAGAGAACCACCGCTGTATGAGGAATCTGGGTTGAGTAATCCGTCTTTAAATCCTTTTGAATCAGGCTTGTAGGCGGCGGTGTTTTCTGCACACCTTCCTTCTCCGTAAAATCAGGATTCAGTTCCAGTGCATTGTTGAGATAGGAGGCCATGAAATTTCCATTGAGCCCTGAAAACGGTTCTGCGACATGTGCTTCTTCGCCGTAGCAGTAAAAGCCCGGCAGCACTTTTCCAAGGGAACCTCTGTACACATACAGATGTTCGTCTCCGGGATACCCTGAAAAAACCGGTTCTGTATTCCAGGCCATTTTATAATCTAAATCATGGGTATCCGCAAGTTCCAGAAGTTTTCCCGCTGCTTCACGCATACCGGTGGAATTTACTTCTTCGTCCGGCACGGCAAGCATAAGAATGTTTCCGTCAAACGCTCCTTCTCCTGCCTTCTCAATCATGCGCATGCAAAGAGCAATCCCCGCTTTCATATCCATCACCCCTCTTCCGAACAGCCAGTTGCCGTTCTCGAGATCGTGCCGGACGTCTTCTGGGAGATGATCTTTGCCCGCAGTCATCTGCTCGGTAAACTCCCGCGGACGAAAGGCCAGGTGCTTCCATTCTCCATAGTCCTCTACATCCACAACATCAAGGTGCCCCATGATGATTAGCGTTTTTTTCGTTTTTTTCCTGCTTTTCACGAGAGCAGAAACGTATTTCCGTCCATCAGCAGTGTAATGGGTCTTCAAGTGTCCCTTATTCTGCTTAAAATATGAAAGACGCCTCAGCTGATAGTCAACGAATTCCATAATTCCAATTTCCTCTTCGCTTCCTGTAACACTGGCGTACTCACAAAGTGATATTGTAAGTTCTTTAAGCTGATCTCCTGTCTGCCATTTCCCCATTCAAACCCCTCCGTCTGTCAAAAAGTCATTATGCCTGCCTTGAAAAATGATTAAACAGAAGCTCCGCACGTAACCAGCTGAAGATTTTCCCTCGCCATGGTGTGATTGTTTTTCATGGAGCTCTATTCTAAAGGCTCTTTTCGAAAAGATTGTAGTTTTATTACTGCAGGCGGACGCTTTCCGCTCCTTTATGTGAAAAGCAACAACTTATCCGAATACAGCCATTCTAAAAACCAATCATCAATCATCTGCACATTCTAACGATTCGACTTTCAGTTGTTTGTCTCCTTTTTTTCGCCGAATTTTGACACTGGAAAATGAAGAAGTTTCCCTTTCGGCTTATCGATATATGCCTTATGAACTCTGTATCCCTCTTTACGGCGCTTTTCATACGTCTGTTTCGTGACAGGCCGGCGCCTTCCCCATTGAAGAGAATTGAGGTTATCCCACGAATCATGGGTTATAATCTCCTCTTTATAATAATATTCATTACCAGAAGGATAAATTTGACAAAGATAACGGACCGTCTGTTTTGTGTGCATTTTTCCATGCCTCCCTGAAAATAGTGCTCATTTACCAGTATGGATTGAAACGCTTTCTTCTAAACGGACACACAAACCGCAGGGCCCTGCCGGCATAAGGTAAATATGTAAGCGTTTACAAACGGCGTTGACTTTTTGATCAGCTTTCTCTACCATTGTACTTGGAGAAAAAATGCGTTTGATTCAACCCTTATTTTGGGTATCTAATTAATGGAATAAATGAAAGGCAGTGTCAGTTGACGGTGCATGGACTCCGGCCTTTGCCTGCCCGGCAACGTTTTTACGTGCGTAAAAAACCGGCTTGCTGCTGCATCGGCATACGTGAACTGCCAAGTTTGCCAAATAAAAAAAGAAAGTGTGCTGTAAACATGCAAAACCTACAAGAGTGTCATATACTTCAACAACCTATTCATTCATTTGTCATCCCTGCTGAAGAAGTTGCTCACGTTCAACCGGATAACTCTCTCGAACACGCTTTGCTGGTCCTTGTAAAATCCGGCTATACGGCAATACCTGTACTTGATACTTCCTATAAATTACGCGGCCTTATCAGTAAGGCACAGATTCTCGATTCCATTATAGGTCTGGAGCAGATTGAGCCGGAGCGGCTTAAAGACACAAGAGTCGGCGAGGTTATGAGCACGTCTTTTGCATGTGTAAATGAGGAATCTCCTTTCGAAAAAGCCCTGTCCCAGTCCATCAATAACCCTTTTCTGTGTGTTGAAGACCAGACCGGTTCCTTTCTCGGAATTATTACCCGCAGTAAATTACTCGCTTATCTGAATGGCTATCTGCATGACCAGAAGAAACGGAGCTGACCCCATTCTCTTTTCATCCCCGGAGACAGACACGTGTCTGTCCCGGGATTTTTTGCGTTTAGAACAGGGAGCATGTCATTCGTCACCTTCCTTAAAGTGTGGTACGATACCTTTTAGACACACGAAAGAACATTCAGGAGGTAGTATCCTTGAGCGCAAAAACCGCTTTATTTTCCCCATTAGAGATTAAAAATGTAACTATGAAAAATCGCATCGTTATGTCCCCCATGTGCATGTATTCCTGCGGACAGGAAGACGGGATGGTTAACGATTGGCATATGACTCATTATACGAGCCGGGCTGTCGGTCAGGCCGGTCTGATTGTAACAGAAGCTGTCCCTGTAACGAGACAGGGGCAGATCTCTCCTCAGGACCTGGGGATCTGGAGCGATGATCATATCCCGGGTTTGAAAAAGCTTAATTCCTCCATAAAGAAACACGGTGCAAAAACAGCGGTTCAGCTCGGTCATGCCGGGCGGAAAGCTGTATATGACGGCGAGACGATTGCCCCCTCTGCCATCGGATTCGATGAAAAAGCAAAAGTCCCTAAGGAAATGACCAGCGGTCAGATTAACAGCACGATTGATGCTTTCAGGGAAGGGGCACGGCGCGCAGCAGAGGCAGGTTATGATGTGGTTGAACTGCACGGGGCCCATGGGTACTTGATCAGCCAGTTTCTCTCTCC
Encoded proteins:
- a CDS encoding MerR family transcriptional regulator encodes the protein MKSYKDKKVISIGVVSELTGLSERQIRYYEQRQLISPERSKGGTRKYSFMDVERLVEIANKMEDGMQTFEIRKEEKQRANREQVRKKMLRGQLNTAFPNQRK
- the cbpB gene encoding cyclic-di-AMP-binding protein CbpB gives rise to the protein MQNLQECHILQQPIHSFVIPAEEVAHVQPDNSLEHALLVLVKSGYTAIPVLDTSYKLRGLISKAQILDSIIGLEQIEPERLKDTRVGEVMSTSFACVNEESPFEKALSQSINNPFLCVEDQTGSFLGIITRSKLLAYLNGYLHDQKKRS
- a CDS encoding low molecular weight protein-tyrosine-phosphatase — encoded protein: MVKVLFVCLGNICRSPMAEAVFKDKVREAGLNGKITTDSAGTGDWHTGNPPHEGTLGILKKNSIQSEGLQARQVDKGDLQKYDYIIGMDAENVGNLTRMKGYGDSGEIARLLDFVDDGKEDDVPDPYFTGNFDYVYELVEEGCTKLLAHIREKEGL
- a CDS encoding GNAT family N-acetyltransferase, yielding MNNSETISFTAKDGTSVTLRPAGPDDAFDIITNVEEIIQQGRYIQKEHVRTVEEEQSFIREMRAENNMYTVVEIDKRVYGIARLLRGELKMKRHTALFRTWLATPAQGKGLGKKLMEYTLEWGKKNGLYKICLTVFAKNEVAVNLYEQYGFVKEGVQKDQVFIEGEYDDEIFMAYFIDENRS
- a CDS encoding class I SAM-dependent methyltransferase; this translates as MVKEIQKFWQARNWMKSNESFLTTWHAHVGYKLDLFDSFAGGAKVQEVAARDELNGQLLLRWVEVGLEVGHLKKTVTGKVKSKKKMVKFVSAKSKDSVGILLREMMELHIPTLMQYPDLMKNNEQLSYLEDKFANVVAETSALLEKASVPPMIKWVNKYKPGNIVDFGCGYGGYLKKIRDADDQVTLTGIEISKEVADEAAEKLKSRRIEVRNEDMQEFLNSGEQVDMVMLHNLLYYYPPEDRPALFKDVASILSDKGTVTVISPLTDSGHGQTFAAAFNTFMTAHKNLYPLPTEKEIEEAAKEAGLKVKMSKPIIKEGGWFLVGLEKK
- a CDS encoding divergent polysaccharide deacetylase family protein, translating into MKQKTVWHHTTLLLTILCVAVTAITASPGYAEENGQEAKVAVIIDDFGGNTGGVYRFLRSEIPITVAVMPFLDESTEQAEMAHELGFEVIVHLPLEPKRGKASWLGPLPITSALSNEEVKNRVRKAIEDVPYAKGLNNHMGSNIVGNKRIMKAILEVAREYDLYVIDSGTSPDSVIPELAEEMNLRWAARDTFLDDSRSSRNHVYKQMLRLCSQAEKHGGAIGIGHVGIKGTDTFNGISDSLAHLKNRNVRIVPVSELIPTSVEKDPSQFWQRIVGGEADE
- a CDS encoding YolD-like family protein; its protein translation is MHDRGSIKWTSMMLPEHVEKLKELKKEHQRVSHGEADPQAEEEWDRLIAESFNTGCLLQLSFMNGECANRVRGHVTGVNAEQGMLTVIEAGGVRTSVRFSSVTAVSPYEES
- a CDS encoding Y-family DNA polymerase translates to MTTVDYDSMPKRKIFCVDMKSFYASCAAIALGKDPLSVHLAVVGDTERSGSVVLAATPPLKKDFGIKTGNRLFEIPDDPRIILVNASMATYLHISVQVTDLFHRYVPLEAIHTYSVDESFLDVGGTEKLWGNEWELAETIRTDLYRRFGLTCAIGIGDNMLLSKLCLDLEAKKRGVARWTYGDVQKKLWPVTPLQKMWGIGSRMEKRLNRMGIFTVGQLAGYAPDKLEKAFGVMGNQLYYHAWGVDLSELGAPILAGQISYAKGQILLRDYKDPVEIKRVLLEMCEEVAARARRERRAGQTVSLGMGYSKNEQGGGFSRQITIPEPTNITMEVYEACLKLMKRFYDGSTVRKLSVSISNVYPDDSVQLSLLESDRPKKRALGYAMDDIRQKHGPNALLRAVSYAEGGTARHRNTLTGGHKS
- a CDS encoding M20/M25/M40 family metallo-hydrolase, with translation MGKWQTGDQLKELTISLCEYASVTGSEEEIGIMEFVDYQLRRLSYFKQNKGHLKTHYTADGRKYVSALVKSRKKTKKTLIIMGHLDVVDVEDYGEWKHLAFRPREFTEQMTAGKDHLPEDVRHDLENGNWLFGRGVMDMKAGIALCMRMIEKAGEGAFDGNILMLAVPDEEVNSTGMREAAGKLLELADTHDLDYKMAWNTEPVFSGYPGDEHLYVYRGSLGKVLPGFYCYGEEAHVAEPFSGLNGNFMASYLNNALELNPDFTEKEGVQKTPPPTSLIQKDLKTDYSTQIPHTAVVLFNLLFMKKQMKDVTDELLVLASETAEQIAKAYSEREKAFAQVHGYEPEKKKIRILTYEELWHHAVKHHGLEEVKRQVSFIQANESQLDDREITIHTVHHIAGFCKDLAPMIVLFYTPPFYPAVESAGHPLVNKVVEKVMEEADAVQNREVLDYPYFPGLSDLSYLQLPDTKRSLDTMLKNMPLWEVTYDLPLQAMEKLSVPVMNFGPFGRGAHSWTERLEMTYSFHELPAIMEVGIHEVFK
- a CDS encoding SDR family NAD(P)-dependent oxidoreductase: MKPWNQRIVAITGASGGLGFEMARETARKGGLPVMLARSLDKLTEGAALIERETGIKPLVFELDVSDDEAVFRTFNNIFSKAGPVDVLINNAGFGIFDDFEHAKLQDIKDMFEVNVYGLFSCTQAVLPGMRERGSGHIIHVASQAGKLATPKSGGYSATKHAVLAFANSLRMELEGTGIRVSTVNPGPVKTNFFARADASGDYEKSVEKYMLDAEMVASRTIDLIDKPKRELNLPRWMNIGSKIYQFFPGLMEKAAGSQFRKK
- a CDS encoding ion transporter, which translates into the protein MSNSMPGWKKKLDWFVEHKYFTSVIITLIMINAVVVGLETYPHLYEEYRSTFFAIDRILLGIFAVEVGLRMLAARTLKDFFKSGWNWFDFIIVLSGLLLAGAYFVTVLRILRVLRVFRAISVIPSLRRLVDALLMTIPALGNIMLLMSIIFYIFAVTGTMLFQEVSPEYFGSLQLSLLTLFQVVTLESWASQVMRPIFAELPWSWVYFVSFVLVGTFVVFNLFIGVIVNNVEKAESAEEEEIDETKNEVTELRREVGELKDLLREHLDRNGNNKSG